A portion of the Oreochromis niloticus isolate F11D_XX linkage group LG10, O_niloticus_UMD_NMBU, whole genome shotgun sequence genome contains these proteins:
- the LOC100702475 gene encoding GTPase IMAP family member 7-like, with protein MVLVGQEEVGKSSTGNTILGKKGFDCSVSCSPLTLHSEKIEADVLGRRVSVVDTPGLFSTQLTAEQVKAELLKAVRLSSPGPHVFLLLIQLRIFTREEQKGLQTLHKILSPGVSKHTAVLFTYGDRLEDTDMEQFIREDENLQELLRSCSGVYHVFNNKEIGDRSQDQVQELLDKRLHLRGRTEKRQRRDQTARKPCRKEEEVKWVGDEKKKEKEKDKIKK; from the exons ATGGTGCTGGTGGGTCAGGAGGAAGTGGGGAAGAGCTCAACGGGAAACACCATCCTGGGAAAGAAGGGGTTTGACTGTAGCGTCAGCTGCAGCCCTCTGACTCTGCACAGTGAGAAGATAGAAGCTGATGTTCTGGGTCGTAGAGTCTCTGTGGTCGACACCCCCGGACTCTTCAGCACTCAGCTGACGGCAGAACAAGTCAAAGCAGAGTTGTTAAAAGCAGTCAGGCTGAGCTCTCCGGGTCCTCacgtcttcctcctcctcatccagCTCAGAATATTCACCAGAGAGGAACAGAAAGGGCTGCAAACTCTGCATAAGATACTGAGTCCTGGTGTCTCCAAACACACGGCGGTGCTGTTCACCTACGGAGACCGACTGGAAGACACCGACATGGAGCAGTTCATCAGAGAGGACGAGAACCTGCAGGAGCTGCTGAGGAGCTGCAGCGGTGTGTACCATGTGTTCAACAACAAAGAGATCGGAGACAGGAGTCAGGATCAGGTCCAGGAGCTGCTGGACAAGAGACTCCATCTCAGAGGGAGGACAGAGAAGAGACAGAGAAG AGACCAGACGGCCAGAAAACCCtgcaggaaggaggaggaggtgaaatGGGTTGGAgatgagaaaaagaaggaaaaagaaaaggacaagATAAAGAAGTGA